CGTCGACTTTCACACCGGTAATGCCCGCTGCAACCGCTTTATGGGCGATCGACTTGGCCGCAGTTTGCTTCGCGAACGGGGTCGTGATGGCGTAGCCGTTATTTTGAACAAAGAAAATAACCGGCAGCTTGAAACGGCCCGCAAAGTTAAGACCTTCGTAGAAATCGCCTTCGGAGGAACCTCCGTCACCGGTGTAGGTAATGGCGACATTCTTCTGATTCTTCAATTTAAAGCCCATTGCGATGCCGACGGCATGCAGAATTTGGGCGCCGATAATGATTTGCGGAGGCAGCACGCTTACATCCTCGGGGATTTCACCGCCGTGCTGGTGGCCGCGGGAATACAGAAACGCCTGGTGAAGAGGCAGGCCGTGCCAGACCAGCTGTGGAATGTCGCGGTAGCCCGGGCACACGAAGTCTTCCTTCTCAAGTGCAAATTCGCTGCCGACCATTGTCGCTTCCTGTCCGGAAGTCGGCGCGTAGAATCCAAGACGGCCTTGGCGGCCAAGGTTAACCGCACGGTCATCCCATGTACGGGTGAAAATCATGCGGTAAGCAATTTCTTTTAATTGATCATCAGTAAGCGCAGGCATTTTGTCCTTGTTGATCACTTCTCCAGCCGGAGAAAGAACCGTAAGAGCCTCCACGTCCTCTGTATAAACCTCATAAGGAACTTTACTCATTATCTTCACCTCAGTAAAAAAATTTGAATAACAATTTGAATATTGGCTGCCACTGTTATAGAATTATTATACACCTGTTTCGTCAATTTCGTCAAAGATATACGCATTTAATTTATAGCAGCGTATACTTTGTATGTATAACAGTCTAAATTTTTTCATATAACAGTTTTGGTGTTTTTCAAAATGTAAATGATTTTTGCCACAATGTCCATTTTAACTCATTGCCGGAAGCATTGCAAAATCCGACAAGAAAGGCGGCCGACAGCCATGAATGATTCTGTTTTTCTGAAACGTACAATTGTAAAACATACCCTGTGGAGCGATAGTCTTGGGGAGGACCGCAAGCTGCGGGTTTACCTTCCTCCTGGTTATAACGAGCTTCTCAGCTATCCTGTGGTCTATTGCCAGGACGGTGAGGAGTTCTTCAACTTTGGGCGTATCGCGACCATAGCTGGCAGGCTGATTCTCGAAGAAGGCGCCGAACCGTTCATTATTGTGGGGGTAGAAGTGAACGTTGCCGTCCGAACCCAGGAATATGCGCCTTTCGGCACCCGGTTCGATCAGTACCTGACATGCTTTGCCGAAGAAATTATCCCCTACATTGAGCAAAATTATCCGGCTCGCCGCACACCGTCCGAACGGATCATTGCCGGAGACTCGCTTGGGGGAAGCGTTTCGCTGCATCTTGCCCTCCGCTATCCTGATCTGTTCACCCGCGTGCTCAGTCTTTCCGGCGCATTCTACCCCCTTACTCTGGAATGGATTGAGGATGAGACCGATCTTTCCCGGCTGGAGATCAACATGGTCGTTGGGCTGCAGGAAAGGGATTACCAGACCGACACGGGTATTTACGACTTCGTTCAATTAAACCGTGATGCCAAGAAGCTGCTGGAAGAGCGAGGCGCCAAAGTGGATTACCGGGAAAAAGAAGGACGCCATATATGGGGCTTTTGGCAAAAGGAACTTCCCGAATCGCTCCTCTATTTCTTAAACGCTTGAACCGGGCTTGAACGCCCAAAATGGTGAACAATCTCTTACAAATGCGACTCACGGCCTATGATTGCGCTTACAAAAGAGGGGGAAAGAAAGAGAACCGCAGCCCTCTTTTTCTATTTTGACGCCAGGTCTTGTTTCAGCTTGTCCAGCAGAACCCCGCAGCCCGCATCGACCAGATCATAGACTTCCTCAAAATTCCCTGTAAAATAAGGGTCCGGCACTTCCTT
This region of Paenibacillus sp. URB8-2 genomic DNA includes:
- the pdhA gene encoding pyruvate dehydrogenase (acetyl-transferring) E1 component subunit alpha, translated to MSKVPYEVYTEDVEALTVLSPAGEVINKDKMPALTDDQLKEIAYRMIFTRTWDDRAVNLGRQGRLGFYAPTSGQEATMVGSEFALEKEDFVCPGYRDIPQLVWHGLPLHQAFLYSRGHQHGGEIPEDVSVLPPQIIIGAQILHAVGIAMGFKLKNQKNVAITYTGDGGSSEGDFYEGLNFAGRFKLPVIFFVQNNGYAITTPFAKQTAAKSIAHKAVAAGITGVKVDGMDIFAVIQAVKEAAERARNGEGPTLIEAVTYRFRPHSLSDDASKYRTKEEEGQWNEKDPIARVVKYLESKGLWSDEDTQRVKDEAKAKVNEEIKIAEKTEKMTISGLIDSMFETTPKDLEAQKADFE
- a CDS encoding alpha/beta hydrolase — its product is MNDSVFLKRTIVKHTLWSDSLGEDRKLRVYLPPGYNELLSYPVVYCQDGEEFFNFGRIATIAGRLILEEGAEPFIIVGVEVNVAVRTQEYAPFGTRFDQYLTCFAEEIIPYIEQNYPARRTPSERIIAGDSLGGSVSLHLALRYPDLFTRVLSLSGAFYPLTLEWIEDETDLSRLEINMVVGLQERDYQTDTGIYDFVQLNRDAKKLLEERGAKVDYREKEGRHIWGFWQKELPESLLYFLNA